From Phycodurus eques isolate BA_2022a chromosome 1, UOR_Pequ_1.1, whole genome shotgun sequence, one genomic window encodes:
- the tnfrsf9a gene encoding tumor necrosis factor receptor superfamily member 9a isoform X2: MAVMVGTILLLLVGDSLSSLDQISRGCRRWSSRAQSHGDVCCDECHPGNHLVSYCGANPQDLCTPCEGKTFTQNPKDYKCSRCNQCEGAQVLVKECTPTTDTQCGCKEGLLCGNDRCSFCLKKCGKGEEPSENRSCRPCANGTFNDQIHQKCKPWRTKCPNPDTIISASGDAFTDNRCVNVSPSSLKQPESDHTKSSWPLVLSVLPSVCLSALCIFLIVTVFGLKRKKKTKDKITKGPIIGTATDDPKTLIAIECSFHDAQEEQVNSSSESLVSKESQDHLVA, encoded by the exons ATGGCTGTGATGGTGGGCACCATCCTCCTGCTGCTCGTTGGAGACTCTCTGAGCAGCCTGGATCAGATAAGCAGAGGCTGCAGGAGATGGAGCTCAAGAGCACAATCACACGGAGATGTGTGCTGTGATGAATGTCACCCGG GCAATCATCTGGTCTCTTACTGTGGCGCAAACCCACAAGATCTTTGCACTCCTTGTGAGGGCAAAACCTTCACACAGAACCCCAAAGACTACAAGTGTTCCAGGTGCAATCAGTGTGAAG GCGCACAGGTTCTGGTGAAGGAATGTACGCCCACGACAGACACGCAGTGCGGATGCAAAGAAGGACTCCTGTGTGGCAACGACCGCTGTtccttctgtttaaaaaaatgcggCAAAGGCGAGGAACCCTCTGAGAATC GTTCCTGCAGACCATGTGCAAATGGAACCTTCAATGATCAAATTCACCAGAAGTGTAAACCCTGGCGTACCAA gtGTCCCAATCCAGATACAATTATTTCGGCCAGTGGCGATGCCTTCACTGACAATAGGTGCGTTAACGTTTCACCCAGCAGTCTGAAACAACCCG AATCCGATCACACAAAATCCTCATGGCCGTTGGTCTTGTCTGTGTTGCCGAGTGTGTGCCTTTCGGCTTTATGCATCTTTCTGATCGTAACTGTATTTGGtctgaagagaaaaaagaagacaaaagacaaaatcacCAAAGGACCAATAATAGGAACAGCTACAG ATGATCCCAAGACATTAATAGCAATAGAATGCAGTTTCCATGACGCCCAGGAAGAGCAGGTCAACAGCAGCTCGGAGTCTTTAGTCTCCAAAGAATCCCAGGATCA
- the tnfrsf9a gene encoding tumor necrosis factor receptor superfamily member 9a isoform X1 codes for MAVMVGTILLLLVGDSLSSLDQISRGCRRWSSRAQSHGDVCCDECHPGNHLVSYCGANPQDLCTPCEGKTFTQNPKDYKCSRCNQCEGAQVLVKECTPTTDTQCGCKEGLLCGNDRCSFCLKKCGKGEEPSENRSCRPCANGTFNDQIHQKCKPWRTKCPNPDTIISASGDAFTDNRCVNVSPSSLKQPESDHTKSSWPLVLSVLPSVCLSALCIFLIVTVFGLKRKKKTKDKITKGPIIGTATVEGHYQVVTVMCHKAGLPNGNKLQRKRTSKDKTLDDPKTLIAIECSFHDAQEEQVNSSSESLVSKESQDHLVA; via the exons ATGGCTGTGATGGTGGGCACCATCCTCCTGCTGCTCGTTGGAGACTCTCTGAGCAGCCTGGATCAGATAAGCAGAGGCTGCAGGAGATGGAGCTCAAGAGCACAATCACACGGAGATGTGTGCTGTGATGAATGTCACCCGG GCAATCATCTGGTCTCTTACTGTGGCGCAAACCCACAAGATCTTTGCACTCCTTGTGAGGGCAAAACCTTCACACAGAACCCCAAAGACTACAAGTGTTCCAGGTGCAATCAGTGTGAAG GCGCACAGGTTCTGGTGAAGGAATGTACGCCCACGACAGACACGCAGTGCGGATGCAAAGAAGGACTCCTGTGTGGCAACGACCGCTGTtccttctgtttaaaaaaatgcggCAAAGGCGAGGAACCCTCTGAGAATC GTTCCTGCAGACCATGTGCAAATGGAACCTTCAATGATCAAATTCACCAGAAGTGTAAACCCTGGCGTACCAA gtGTCCCAATCCAGATACAATTATTTCGGCCAGTGGCGATGCCTTCACTGACAATAGGTGCGTTAACGTTTCACCCAGCAGTCTGAAACAACCCG AATCCGATCACACAAAATCCTCATGGCCGTTGGTCTTGTCTGTGTTGCCGAGTGTGTGCCTTTCGGCTTTATGCATCTTTCTGATCGTAACTGTATTTGGtctgaagagaaaaaagaagacaaaagacaaaatcacCAAAGGACCAATAATAGGAACAGCTACAG TGGAAGGACATTATCAGGTGGTGACAGTAATGTGCCATAAAGCTGGTTTGCCAAATGGCAACAAACTCCAGAGAAAAAGAACAAGCAaggacaaaacattag ATGATCCCAAGACATTAATAGCAATAGAATGCAGTTTCCATGACGCCCAGGAAGAGCAGGTCAACAGCAGCTCGGAGTCTTTAGTCTCCAAAGAATCCCAGGATCA
- the dvl1a gene encoding segment polarity protein dishevelled homolog DVL-1, translating into MAETKIIYHIDEEETPYLVKLAVSPDKVTLADFKNVLNNRPVHSYKFFFKSMDQDFGVVKEEISDDNAKLPCFNGRVVSWLVLAESAHSDGGSQCTESHPELPPPLERTGGIGDSRPPSFHANAVSSRDCLDTETGTESLLSHRRERERERARRRARETELPRINGHSKSERTARDSAMGYDSTSVMSSELESSSFVDSEEDENASRLSSSTEHSTSSQLMRRHKLRRRRHKVAKIDRSSSFSSITDSTMSLNIITVTLNMEKYNFLGISIVGQSNDRGDGGIYIGSIMKGGAVAADGRIEPGDMLLQVNDVNFENMSNDDAVRILREIVSKTGPISLTVAKCWDPSPRSYFTIPRAEPVRPIDPAAWISHTTALTGPYPHYEFDDLPLSTSKTDMATIVKIMQLPDSGLEIRDRMWLKITIANAVIGADVVDWLYSRVEGFKDRRDARKYASSLLKHGYLRHTVNKITFSEQCYYTFGDLCQNMASLNLNEGSSGGGSEHDALAPLPPAANPWPMGGQPFPYPPFPSAPPCFPPGYSNPCHSFHSGSAGSQHSEGSRSSGSNPSAGKGRRSSPQDKVQKSTCSESEAGVRGGRRGDRCASQMSHRSHARSSHSQSHRSHHASFTYSHVPFTQKGLGSCAHSERSHASSYGPPGLPPPYCLARLAPKASVSSSTPPGAPPGRELAAFPPELTASRQSLQHAMGNPCEFFVDIM; encoded by the exons GGTTGTCAAAGAAGAGATTTCCGATGACAACGCCAAGCTGCCTTGCTTCAACGGCAGAGTGGTGTCCTGG TTGGTGCTAGCAGAAAGCGCCCACTCTGATGGAGGATCGCAGTGCACAGAGAGCCATCCAGAGCTGCCTCCTCCCCTCGAAAGAACAGGCGGCATCGGTGACTCCCGGCCCCCTTCCTTCCA CGCCAACGCAGTGAGCAGTCGTGACTGCCTGGATACCGAGACAGGCACAGAGTCCCTCCTGAGCCACCGGCGCGAGCGTGAAAGAGAGCGTGCCCGAAGGAGAGCTCGAGAAACCGAGC TCCCTCGCATCAACGGCCACTCTAAATCGGAGCGTACTGCGAGGGACTCGGCCATGGGTTACGACAGCACCTCCGTGATGAGCAGCGAGCTGGAGTCCAGCTCGTTTGTCGACAGCGAAGAAGATGAAAACGCAAGCAG GCTCAGTAGCTCCACAGAACACAGTACCTCCTCACAACTGATGCGCAGGCACAAGCTCCGCCGGCGAAGGCACAAAGTGGCCAAAATAGACCGG TCTTCATCCTTCAGCAGCATCACCGACTCCACCATGAGCCTCAACATCATCACTGTCACACTTAACATGG AAAAGTACAACTTTCTGGGCATCAGTATTGTCGGTCAGAGTAACGACCGTGGTGACGGCGGCATCTACATCGGCTCCATCATGAAGGGCGGAGCTGTGGCTGCTGATGGCAGGATAGAACCGGGAGACATGCTCCTGCAG gTGAACGATGTCAACTTTGAGAACATGAGCAATGACGACGCTGTGAGGATCCTGAGAGAGATCGTTTCCAAAACTGG TCCTATAAGTCTTACTGTTGCCAAATGTTGGGATCCATCTCCTCGAAGTTACTTCACCATCCCTCGTg CTGAGCCAGTGAGACCCATTGACCCTGCCGCCTGGATTTCACACACCACTGCCCTGACAGGACCATACCCCCACTATG aGTTCGACGATTTGCCTCTATCAACGAGCAAAACAGACATGGCGACCATCGTCAAGATTATGCAGTTGCCGGACTCTGGCCTGGAGATTCGGGACAGAATGTGGTTGAAGATCACCATCGCCAATGCTGTCATTG GCGCTGACGTGGTGGACTGGCTCTACTCCCGAGTGGAGGGCTTCAAAGACCGGCGGGATGCCAGGAAGTATGCAAGCAGTCTGCTGAAACATGGCTACCTGAGACACACTGTCAACAAAATCACCTTCTCTGAACAGTGCTACTACACCTTTGGGGACCTCTGCCAAA ACATGGCGTCGCTCAATTTAAATGAGGGATCCAGTGGAGGCGGGTCCGAACATGACGCTTTGGCACCCCTCCCTCCCGCCGCCAACCCGTGGCCCATGGGGGGGCAGCCGTTCCCCTACCCCCCCTTCCCCTCCGCGCCCCCCTGCTTCCCGCCTGGATACTCGAACCCGTGCCACAGTTTCCACAGTGGGAGCGCAGGGAGCCAACACAGTGAGG GAAGCCGTAGCAGTGGATCCAACCCCAGTGCGGGCAAGGGAAGGCGTTCGTCCCCGCAGGACAAGGTTCAGAAGTCAACGTGCAGTGAGTCTGAGGCGGGCGTGCGTGGGGGCAGGCGCGGCGACAGGTGCGCCAGTCAAATGAGCCATCGCAGCCACGCCCGATCGAGTCACAGCCAGTCGCACAGGAGCCACCACGCCTCCTTCACCTACAGCCACGTGCCCTTCACCCAAAAAGGGCTGGGTTCGTGCGCCCACAGCGAGCGAAGCCACGCGTCCTCCTACGGCCCGCCTGGTTTGCCGCCGCCGTATTGCCTGGCGCGCCTTGCCCCGAAGGCTTCGGTTAGCAGCAGCACGCCACCGGGAGCGCCTCCCGGGAGAGAGCTAGCCGCCTTTCCCCCCGAGCTCACCGCCAGCCGCCAATCCTTGCAGCATGCTATGGGCAATCCCTGCGAGTTCTTTGTTGACATCATGTGA